The segment GTGTCGTCAGCTCTCAATTGcacagaacgatgctcatgctgctgatcactggactgtctggtccacactaatatttacagaacgccaccatatagctcgaatactgctgagtgtggtgtaaaactaaactatcttctccttagtcgccttttactaTCCACAAAGCCATCGAGCTCAGCCGCCTATTCACTTCTTACACTTGGGAGGAGTTGATGACACTGTGTAATGTCACAATCCTGTCAAACATGACACAAAACAGTTCCttcatcaaacatttatttatgaCGGAAACACATTGAATCATACAAGGTATATATTGATTTTGGTCTAATAGGTACATCAATGAATACATCCAAAAATTACATGTAACAAAATCCttgtgtaaccatggtaaccactGATGCTAACTCTCCTTGTTGCACTGGTTACagtcaaaaacaaacattttctaaacttcgataaacatttcaaaacataaatgTATCAGGAAGTCAGAACTTCCAACTACCTGACCTTTTTTAACAGAAGTGCCATTCTTTTGCAGGCAGTTTCAAGAATGATAAAGCCGAGTGACATCAGTTTAAAAGAAAGATTATGTTGTATCCGATTATGCTTGTCTTTGTGAAATATGTACAAGGTGGGATTTGACATTTTTACAGTGAACATAAACTCTTCTTAGAGGCATTGCTTTAAACTGAACATGTACTTTCAAAAATTTCCACAAACCATCtaaaatgtctacatgtattACATGAATCAGGATGACTGGCAATGACCTGAAAATGACCTATGCAAGATGGaacaaaattacacaatgaCAAATAGGGAAATTAAGCCATTGACAAATAAATCCCTAGTTCCTTACACCAGTATATAGTAACGCACCTAAAAAGAATAGGTTTGATGGCACTATGAAAATTATCTTGTGATCTACTACTGTGTTTGTGTTCTTGGGGGTTATGATCCTTGAGTCTTTCAAGTGTGCTTCTACAGTATTAGAGCCAAGGAACCCTTCCTTATATCTAATTATGGTCACGGCAAAGACCTGTTGACTTCCATAATTGTTACGAACCTTGACTTACCTGCCGTCACATAGGTGTCAAGAAAAATAGGGTGCTTACACTTTACGAACCATACAACGATAGGCCATTACAGACTCATCCAATATTGGATCACGAAAAAGACAATATTCTATCGAAAGCATGATTAtcacaaaaaaatgttttcagcaAAAACCAGTAACAGTTTGAATAAAAGATGGTGCTTGTTCCATCATGACTAGGATACAAACTTGATGTATGACAAATGAAGGGTCTGAATAATGTTTAGAACTATTAGCAAGCACTTCAATTTTCCATAACTAAGACAGAAATTAAAATCTGAACCTCATGTACATTTTGCATTACAGGTcaaattttcaaaagaaatgggGCTCTACTTcatgtcaaatattcaaaaGTAATTGGACCCTACCACATGGTAGATCTTAAAAGGTAATTGGACCCTACCACGGGTCAAATTTTCAAAGGTAATTGGACCCTACCACGGGTCAAATATTCAAAGGTAATTGGACCCTACCACAGGTCAAATATTCAAAGGTAATTGGAACCTACCACAGGCCAAATATACAAAGGTAATTAGGCTCTACTTCAggtcaaatacatgtattcaaaaGTAATAAGACCCTACAAAATGTCCAATATTCAAAAGTAATTGGGCTCTACATCAGGTCAAACATTTAAAAGTGACTGGGTCCTCAGACAGGTCAAATATTCAAAAGTAATTGGGCCCTACATCAGGTCAAATATTTAAAAGTAATTAGGTCCTCAGACCGGTCAAATATTCAAAAGTAATTGGGCCCTACATCAtgtcaaatatttaaaagtAATTGGGTCCTCAGACAGGTCAAATATTCAAAAGTAATTGGGTTCTGCGTCAGTCAAATATTTAAAAGTAACTGGGCCTACCACAGTGGACATACAAGTATTGCTACTGAAAAAAGGTGAACAATTTCCTCTAGGTTACACAAATCTTGTTCTTCCTACCAATaagaatgttcagtgtttcaacCTGATGCACAATCAAGATGCCCTACATGATATCTCAAGTCCCAAATGTTTTTGAACAGCTTGTATTGCAAAATTTAATATCAGAAGCCAGTCTTGGGCTTGATAAAACATAATACTGTCTAAAATAATATTTAACAAACCCCATGTTCCACTGTTGTAGAAAATTGTATGCACTTGTTCAGTTCCCATATCACCTATCAGATTTTTCTGTCTTGAATATAGTTTCGAATCTAATTTCAGGGAAGGAGTTCATGAAAGGGGCAGATTAGCATGGCCAAACCCCCATAATGTTGACAGGCTCTTATCCAGGATTAAGTAATATACTGGACTAAATAAGTCAATGAtactggtatttttatgattgatatttcaacaaatgaataaatagatcattattcataatttcaaaatttacatatatcccaaaCTACCTTTGTCCTGTATAATATGTTCTGAAAGTCTAGgaattaaatatttcaatgcGAGTGTTTTACCTCTGAAAAGTACAGAAAGTAATCAGTGTTTTCCCTGCTTTATTCAACAGCTAGTGTCAATTCTTACAGTGACATTTCTTCAGTCTTCATCTCACCAGCTGAACAGCAGATTATAAGCATGGCATATTTTTCAAGATGGACTCTTACATAACCTCAGCTATTTTTCGTATTGTATTGACATCCAAGCCCCAAAATATATTATCCAGATACAAATTATAATTGGCATAACTGTTTACCATATATGAACAAGATGAAGTGAGCCTGTTTAATGGAACTAACATTAGCCGATGCATATATAAAGATGAAATGAACTTCAGTAcatatgaacatgatgaaatgaGCCTGATGCACATATAAAGATGAAATGAGCTTCAGTaaatatgaacatgatgaacTGAGCCTGTTTAGAGGAACTAACATTTGCTGATGCACATGTAAAGATGAAATGAGCTTCAGTACATATGACCATGATGAAGTGAGCTTTAAGATAACTGCTTAGTGAGAGTTTTAGCAAGTAGGCAATGATCTGAGCATAGCATTGACCTTAGCATAAATGTGCATGATGAAGTGAGCTTTATCAAGACTTAATTTAGCATATATGAAAGAGTTGAGTTTAGCCTAAGCTGAATTGGGTTCAACATTAGCTGTATCATATTTGACTGAGTTGATTTAACATAAGGTCTACCATATTTGAGTGAGATGGTTTTAACATAAGCTTCAGCATATATGTTCCTGATGTGGCAAAGGTACATAACTCTTCTCAGCAAATTGTGGCATCCTTGGCTACTGGACCTTCCATACCCTCAAGCCTTTTTGAACATGAGAGACTGAACTTCTGCATCACTGATTAGCATAAGCCCTTGCATCTATGAACATGAATTGACTTTAAATATAACTGTTCAGCACAGGTTTTCTCATATACACACATCTATATCTACATGAACATGATGATGAGACCTTACCACAACTGTCTACCACATGCTGATgcaaaatatgaatgagtgagtgagtatggttttacgctgcttttagcaatattccagcaacatcacagcggaaGACACCATTGCAAATATGAACATGATAAAGTAAGCTTTGATACAACCACATAGGTTTTAGTATTTAAAAACATGATAAAGTGTGTGTTACTAAAGCTGTTATGACATGATGAAGACAGCTTTATGAAAACATGTAATAATTACTCATAGCACTGGTGAACGAGGTGAAGTGAGCTCCTAGAATCTGTTTCGCCTTAGCTTTCGCATGTAAGATGGAGTAGTCTTCATTACATTAGAACACATTCTAAAGTATGATTCATTTCAGTACAATACTGCACAAATACAACATTGTACACTGCCCGATGTAAATTTAGAACACCCAAATACATGTGTTCTCTCACTTCGTTTAAGTATACAATGCAGAATGAAGTATGACAAAAGCATCTCATAGTACACTCATGGTATTATATTATCTGAATATCCACCCAAGCAGTCAAACAGAATGTGTTCATAGAAGCAATAATggtataacacagacaagtgtTACCTAAAAATCATCTAAATCATTTCCAGATAAAGTAAAACAGCTATAAAAGGGTGAAGTAAAAATGTGGCAATTAATTCTGCAGAACAATTATGTAAATCATGCTAAAATATAACTGTGATTGATGTATCATGTAAAATACATCAGGATATGTTTGTAAATGGGGTTGTCACTGTACTATTTTACAAGTATGTTTGTGTTATCATCTTTCTTTCAAACAACAGACTAAATGAAGGACACACAATGGTTGTGTACTCAACAGCAGACAAATTAAAACGTACATTCAAGAGTAAACATGTTACAATACATGCTCAAGAGTAAACCCATCAAAATGTATGCTCAAGAGTAGACCCATTACAACATATGCTCTAGAGTAGACACATTATAATGTATGCTCAAGAGAAGACACATTATAATGTATGCTCAAGAGTAGACACATTATAATGTATGCTTAAGAGTAGACACATTATAACATTTTCTCAAAACTAGACACATAATAATGTTTGTTTAAGAGTAGACACATGATAATGTATGTCACTATGTACCAGTGTTCAGTTGACTTTCCAATCTTGATTATGTTGGTATTTCCACCCCTGACATTATAATTAGTAGATCAATCTGATTGGTGGACATAAATAGTATTCTGCTTAGCAACTTGTGTGACAGCAGAAGAGTGTGTGTTCTAATTTTTGCTTATCAGACTATACATCTCACACTAGATCAATGTTATTCTGTGCATAAATCAGACCAATAACAAAAGCATAGTTTTCTGAGAATCATGCACATAAATAAAACAGGTTTCCTCTAAAATGTCTGCAAACCGATCTGAACAAGAAACTGAATCTAATGATAGAACATAGATATCAACAAGACTAGAATTTCCTTTATTTATGACACCTTGGCTTATCTCCAAATGAGATAATGATTAGGAAAAGACACCTTGATTTTCTGAAAGTGACTAACATACTCATTTCTCATAGAAATATGACTTGTTTAAATCAAAGCAAAAGTGGGTTTGTGCCTTGGTGCTAAAGAATTGCTGAATATATTTCTAATtcaatattttacatgaaaaacAAATGCTTGTGAAAAATAGCACATTCAGCACAAATTCAAAAAATAGAGATCATTCGTTTTATGGGGTCCAACAGGAGTTGTGTAAACAATCTTAACCAACAAGCATAATATTCATGTGACTATATATCAGTGTCAATATGTATTCATGACAATGTAACGGAGGTCAGGCCATCTAAACTACTATGTGCTTACATGACCTCCGCTTGGTAAAGTTTACACAAAGCTCTCTAACTTACACCTGCATCATGCAGGTAACCATATACAGTACCTGATGTCAAAAGCGTTTGTAGCAAGATAATATCTAGGTATTTTAGAAAGTTCCCAAAGAGCAATTTAATCCACACCTGTGATATCCATATGATTGTCTAAAGAAGTTATTGTCAAAACTGTGTTGTGCAAATGTAGAACGTTTGTTCAAAGAGGTCATTGCTCACAACCATCACATATCAATGGTTTCAGAACATCCAACTCTCAAAAATGTGTCCAACAAGCAAGATCCTTGTTGAGGATCTGCAAAGTACTGCTGTTTTCATGTCATAGCTCAAGTAGCACACAGGACTGAAAGAGGACCAGGCcctgatttctcaaaacaaacttaagacTGATTTTTTATTTAAGTTAGAGATTTTACTCAAATTGAGAAAACACATTTCCCAGTATGAACTGGCATCGATACTAAAATCAAACAGTAGACAAGTAGAGTTCGGTGCATAGAATATTTCAGCTGTGTGGGCCTTCTTTTTCCTTTTTAACAAAAATAAAGTTGAGTTTAAAATTAAGCTGTTTCAAGTTGTCACACTCATTTTGAAATGAGAGTGAAAACGTACgtttgtttcaagaacgtgGTTGTGGGTTAAGAGATATCTTTTGGTCTCAAGGATTTCACACTGTAATTAATACTCACATTCAGCAGCCTTGTAAGAGACTATTCTGATCATATCAAATAACAACTATTACATGGCTAAGATCATGGGAGGATACAAATCTTgaaaaatcttgaaaatcaTATATTACTTTGAAACATTGATAATCATAATAGCTCTTGATAACAGTGACAAATTCACAAACCACCTAAATCATACCAAACACATAACATACACAAGGATGTACAGACGCATGAAGTTGACAATGGTACCTTTTCCTACAAAGCAATGACAAACATGATAAGGCTGAAAAGGTCTTTTGTGAAAACAGCAGATATTCTTCTACTAGTTATAGAAAATGAACTTCCCGTGTTTAAGTGACACAATTACAAACACATTGATATTTATAATGAAACTAATACACAAAATGCTATATATCTAAAATTAACTAGATTGCATTCTCAGACGAGATGATTAAACAGAAGCACTATATGAAATTGTGGTTAACCTCCAACCAGCTCAAAGACTATTTCCATGCATAGATGAGAGAAACTCCAGCTGCTTTGAAAGAGTCTTTCTTTCACTACAgtcctgaaaataaataaatcttgAAAACTAAAGAAAATGTACCTCCATTTCAGAAATGGACACTTCATGGACTTTATCTTGTCCTGTTTTCATGTGTCCACAATAAAGAAATAAGCAGTTCTGGAAGGGAAACTCTAACAGGCATCACATCAAACTTGTATGAAATGTACACAGACAGAGCTAAACACTTCTTCGACCTACATACATAACGAATCTCACAATACAAAAATTACTATGAATGTTAACAGCTCTGAAACATCCACTAGTACTCAACATTTAGAGTTAAAAAATATAGAATCTTCCAAACAAGAGACTGCTGGCAACACAGATATCTTTGAAAGATCATCAGCTGCAAAGAAATAACAGTCCATTCCAAAACAAAATTACCCACTACAAGATCTCCAGACTGGAAATTTTCATCTCAAGAGGCAAACCTGCACTTGAGAGCATCCTCTTGAAGATATTGGCCATCTTATATTCCCCGTATTTCTGATGCTTGAATCCATCTTTCTTGTCAGTAATAGCTAGATAGAAGGATGAGCCTGAGCTTTGAGCTGTAGCTGGTCTCAAGCTTCTATATTTCTTGTACAGAGTCACAAAGCACCTCTGAGGATTGTCATGCCTCTTCCAAACAATCTTTCCTGAAGGCACAAACTCAAGATACTCTTGGTGGTTTTCTCGGCCAAGTTTGATCTCTCCCCATTTCAAGTTGATGTGCTCCTTCGGCCTCTTGATGCAGAAGTGGACAGTGTTCATCAGCCACAGGGTGTTGAGTAAACTGTCAACTGACTTGGTGCCAAGCTGCCCGATTTCATAAAGCTTATCTACATCTTCAGGCCTCATGGTGAAAATTGCATCTTCACAAGATCGCAGATGCTTGAGTTTGTTTTCCATAACTCTCCTTGAATTCTCAAACTTGGAGTCACTCTTGATACAATATGGATAGCTATTTGTGGATAGGTAGATTCCTATACAGTTCTGGATTTGCTTTAAGCTGGAGGACATGAATTCTCGGCCACCATTTTTCCTCAGTCGAAGATAGAACTCTGCCAGAAGAGGATCAAGATTTTCAGGCATAATGGTGTATGCTGGCTCCTTGACTTTCTTTAGGATCATGAACTGTGTGAGACGGTTGATTGCAAACTGCACACTCTTCGAGAATGTAGAcaactcttgcttgacaacaaccGTGGAAGAGTCAGCCCCACCTGAGCATgtgtcatcaacatcatcgtcATCTGATTCTAGTTCTATCAAGATGTAGCTTTCATTGTCAGCTTCAGAGAGGACATCCGGAGTCTTCCTTGAATCAGCAATATCTGTAGAATGGGCCACTTTATCAGAACCTGTAAGTGACTAAAAGTGCAATAGAAAGAAATGAACAAAGTTCTGTGAGTGTAGACAACACTGATAATTTTAACTGTGGACTTCAAAGTTCCTTTTCGAAGAGCCTGGAAATATCAGGCATCTGTGTCAAACCAAAATTGGGACCCCCTTGGAAATTACAGCTCATGGCCCTTAAAACCTTGTTCCTATTCATTTCAAACTGAATCCTGACATGTATCAAATAAAATCAGCTGGTTCAAAGGAAGCCATGAGGTTTTCACAGCTAAAATTGTTTCACCAacaccacacaacacaacaataaAGCTGTCAAAGTTCCTGAAACCAAACAACTCAAGGTACAGTAGCAATCTGCTGACCATGTTCATCACAAAGTACTTTTCGCTTACTTTACCGCACTGAAGAAGCTTCCACAGCTAACCAACATATTCCAAACATATGACTTGTACCTTTGAGACCAGAGTCATATATTCCACTATCTGTAGTTGACATGAACTGTTTCTTTGATTATGATACCAATATGTGAAAGAGACACATAAAAAAAACAGCTTTGACAACAGTGTTTGTTACAGTTTAGAAAAAATCAATAAGAGTGATTACTATTTAACACCTTGGAAAATAAATAAGATAAATTTAACCATGATAAAATGGAGTAGGCATCAGTTAGCTAGGGCAGCAAATAAGCAACAGGTACAAAGCACCTGGGGACAAGCTTGTTAAGGTACTCCCTCATGTTCAGTTTTTCATTCCAGCTTGGGAACAGTAAAAGAATCTGTATTGGAACACTAAAAAACTTAAAGACGTCATCCACATATTTGTCAGTGTTGaacttcccaacttctaaaatgcctcccAATGACGGTTGTTCTAAACATGATGGAAATTTGCAAAGGATAACTCtacgcaacatatgtcatatttgggatttcactttcttagtaaagtacaaattctagtacttttttcggttgagtcccatccgggattcgaacccgcaccctcagagtcaggcacctaatcgccagcacacaaagtcagccgcctagcccgctcagccaccgcgacttccagccgtgccaatttacactcatcagaggggtacacaaagtacgcagtctagactaccagttgtccgactttcatttagtggtagtcgcggtggctgagcgggctaggcggctgactttgtgtgctggcgattaggtgcctgactctgagggtgcgggttcgaatcccggatgggactcaaccgaaaaaagtactagaatttgtactttactaagaaagtgaaagcccaaatatgacatatgttgcatttgaccactttctaaatggcatcgtgtaatgaTAACTCTACGGCTTCTCCAAATAGTGACTGGGAGAGTTTGGTTTCATCCTGCTTCCAGaaagtgatatttttcaataaCATGACCTTGACTTTAGACATTTTCATTGCATATACCAAAGGGGTTCTCCAGATCCCTGAGGattattttttatcaataaTCTTGACATATTCCAAAGAAAACATTCACTGCTGTCAAAAACGAATTTTGACAGgaatacttttgacatttggaGTAGGATTTCCAAACATGCTGAGGAGCAAGTTAATATAAAAGTTCCATCATTGTCAATGTAACTAACCCTTGACACTGGCAACGACGCAACAATGGATTAAAATAAGTTTCATGCTGACCAAAACCTTTTCAAAATACCCTAACCAACAGAAGATATACATAGGTTTCATCATTTCACTTTCTcataaccttgacctttgacctttttACACCATGTGCCAAATCAATTCTACAAGGCATTCTAGAAGTCGAAGGAAGACGAACCTCTAGGGGTAAAAAATAGTTGAGTTCAAGTAATAAGAAAACAAATCACAGTTTGTGATGGGGACAAATTCCAACAAAACATTCAGGAGTCACATTTCACTGGCTGCAAACGGAAAATACTGCAATTTCCTTAATAAATCTAGATAACATCAAAGAGAAAATGGGGTCAAGAGGACACCATGAATCTGTTCTAATTTCAATGTTTAACACAAGGGAACACAAGCAGGTGCTGACCAAGCATACATGTTGATAATTGTAATACTGAGCATTGTGAAGAGCTTGTTCACTGATGTTCTTGGTTGCTCATGTTCCTGGTTGTATGAAAGATGTGCTCTACAAAGATTTTTCATTTGTGACAATGAATAACTGTCAATTTCAGTATAACATtaatattatatacattacTCATTAACCATGATAAGAAGAAATTTCAGCAGTGTTAATGATGACCTAGGAATTAAAAATATCTTCATTCTTACAATATCATGACAACAGATGGACAAAATGGGACAAAGTTTCCACAATTCAACTTACTCCCATACATGACGACACTGGTTTTCTTAGTCAACCACTAACATGGCTGTTAGTCTGTGCCATGTACCAGCTAATCATAGCAATATGGAATCATATCAAAAGCAAAAGCAGTAAAAGCTGCAGAAACGTCCCTCAAAAAATTGGCAAAGAATGATTCTTTGACCGCAATCTCTCTGGCTCACAAGAAATGTACAATTTGCAACTGGGCAAACTTTGTAAGAGAGAATGAAACTTATCGGATATGTTCAGATGTTTCTGTCTCCCTCTTGAAAGATTTGGATCAATGACACCGTCAAACTTTAACAAGTGAGAGAAAAATTTCCAACATTAGTGAAAGTGGCAGGTATTCCAAACATCAACAGAAAATCAAACTATGAGCATGTGGATAACCCACAGTGATTATTTTCCAtgtgatatatttatatacttgtaGACAGAAAATTAGCTTCGGGCAGAGACTTCATGTACATGTGTTAGAAAAAGTTCTCACTGAATCCTCTGAATCGTTTTGACCAAAGAGAAGTCTCACCAATCATCTTGCCATGGACACATCTGTTACCTTTCACAACAAAGTCAAAACAGTTTGCTCATTTACACAAGCCAGAGAGACAGCCACTGCATGGATCGAACCTTTAAGGACGTCCTTAACATGTTGCATACATGGGATCTGGGCATGTAGGGAAGTGACAGTCATGAGGACATACATTTCTAGGTTTGATTCTTCAAATCATGGTTTGCTTCAACATGAATGCACACAAAAAATATGATAATGATTCATCCAAACATATTCcactgcttttaaaaaaaatggaaagaaaagttattcatacatacacatgtattgaGGATGAGCTTTTAAACTGACCATGTGGTTAAAAGAAAACTAAAGAACTAAACTTGTCAACAGTAACAGAAGTCACTAGTCACATGTAATGATGTGAACTGGGAGATAAGCAGATGCTAGAAGATATTGATGAACACCTGTGAGTTTCATAACATGTGAAAGAGAGAGGATAGGCAGACACACTTACAGGTTAAGTTAGCATGTATAATCCTAAGCCATGTAAACAGGGTTACAAAAGTCACCTGGATTGCCATCAACTGGCGCTGGTGCTGTGTCTGCTCCTGCTCCTCCCGAATCCTTGCCCGAATCCTTTTCATCATCCTGTAAACTCTCCCCCGACAACACCAATCCAGCTGATGTAGAGACAGCAGGATCAAAGTTCAAACGGAAGGCTTCAGGCAGACTTGAATCACTGTCTGAGTCTTCATTGTAGGATGCGCGCAGCGGATTCCTTCCCCGGCTCCTCAAAGTCATATTGGATGGATCTACATCCACATCAGCATCAAAATCAGCTACGCTTTCTCCATCACTCATGTCTGGTTTGTCAAGATTTGGGGGTTTGTCAAGTCTTGGCCGGCCTCGTTTAGCCCGTTTCTTTGCAGCAAATTCTTTCAACTTTCTTCCAATCGGTACCATTGGTTTGGAGGAGTTTGATGCAACAGTTGAGGTTGGGCCTCCAACCGGGTCAGATGTATCCAAGCCTAGTCTGGCCTTTTTACTGGGTAAATCATCTTCATCTGCTAATTTGTCCAAAGACATTGATGAGTTCACCTCTGATGTCATTGGCAGTTCTGAAGTTGTAGCTTCAGAGAGAGTTGCCGGATCTAAAGAGGCAAATGCTTCAGCAATGATGGATGGGGTGCTTGATTGATTCAGTTCTGGGAAAGAAGATGGTATGCGTGATGACTCGATGTCCGGGAGAGTGTCTTGTGGAAGGGAAACAACATTAGAGATCTGTAAACTTCCTAAAGGGTCCTCTGGAAAGGGTAAGTGAGCTGATGTCGCAACTGTGGGTGCAGATGAGGACACAGCCAGTGAGGATCTATCAGATGCTGAATCCATGAATGAATTCCTAGCACTGATTTCCATTGGAGCCGTAGAATCAACATTTGTCTCCATTCCCGGGAGGTTTAACCCCAAAAGTCCTGGATCTTTTTTGTCCACTACTGAAGAATAACTTGGAGGCTGGTTCATCTGATCCCAGACATTTCTATTAGGGTCTGGTAAAGGGCTGGACATTATCTGTCCAGGAGGCGTATGAGGGGGCTGGGGTTGGGGCATCTGTGGGTAGTTTTGGTTTTGATATAGTTGCTGTGGAACAGGTGGGGTAGACTTTTGGGACCCTGACTGGGACGAGTGCTGGGATGCCATGGTGTGCGTTCCTTGCTGTTGCATGGGTTGAGAGCTCTGCTGTGAAACTGGTTGGGGGGACTGCTGTGTTAAGGCAGGGGGCAAACTGCGATTAGCTCTGGCTTCTAACATCTGTTGCACTATCTGTTGTCGTGATGGCCGTGGTTGTGACATGGGATCTGATGATTGTGTTGTTTGTGGCATGTTCTGCTGCATGTTCTGTTGCGTGTTCTGGCCTTGGTAACTCTGCTGTGATGCCTGGGACACTTGGGAACCAGAATTACTCATGCTTTGATTCTGTGAAGTTTGCTGCCCAGGATTACTTTGGCTCCTTGACGTCTGAGGTGCAGTAGGCTGAGCAACATTCTGAACAAGTGAAACAGGTAACACCATTGACTGTGAATTAGTTTGTGCCTGCGATGTTGGTTGTGAAGAAGGATTATTGCTGCCAGATCTGTTTGCTGATGGGAATGGAGGCCTGTTGCTTGTAACTGATGATGTCTCGGGAGTTGATGGACTCCTGGTTCCACTGGACAGAGACGATGTTGAAGCTTCACCCACAGATCTTCTAGGAGGAGGAACAAATGAGATGACTTCAAGTTCATCAGAATCGTCCACCGGGGATCTGGACTGTTGTGGCTGAGTTCTCTGGCCAGGTCCAAAGGTCCTACGAGCTTGTATCGAGTTCACACTACTACTTTGCTGTCCCATCCTCTGACTGGGGTTTACACCTTGTCTCTGCCCAGGTGATGACATCTGGCCTGATTGCCTTATTCCCCCACCCTGTGGGTTCATCCGCTGTGATGGACTCATCATCCGGGGGTTGCCTCCTAAGCTAGGTCGCCCAACTGGATTTACACCCGGCACCTGATTCCCTGTCCTCTGACTGGGTGACATGCCTCCTCTCATATTTCCACTACTAGAGAAATTTGGGTTCATTCTTTGAGGACCTCCTCTCCCTGCACCAAATCCTGATG is part of the Haliotis asinina isolate JCU_RB_2024 chromosome 6, JCU_Hal_asi_v2, whole genome shotgun sequence genome and harbors:
- the LOC137286597 gene encoding serine-rich adhesin for platelets-like isoform X2, with product MEKQYSVQFFTSFVENLQRLCQNYISYDQMVEVSGYISVEIDNAKKERYVLSELVQSTGNVISESYCTKVFKNCPLPVQRSPGQRREPPIMSQMSPAGKRPLNQTSPRLNRMGQSPQMNRQMSPTGVLRPSNDNNQRPSFNQRLNQASGFGAGRGGPQRMNPNFSSSGNMRGGMSPSQRTGNQVPGVNPVGRPSLGGNPRMMSPSQRMNPQGGGIRQSGQMSSPGQRQGVNPSQRMGQQSSSVNSIQARRTFGPGQRTQPQQSRSPVDDSDELEVISFVPPPRRSVGEASTSSLSSGTRSPSTPETSSVTSNRPPFPSANRSGSNNPSSQPTSQAQTNSQSMVLPVSLVQNVAQPTAPQTSRSQSNPGQQTSQNQSMSNSGSQVSQASQQSYQGQNTQQNMQQNMPQTTQSSDPMSQPRPSRQQIVQQMLEARANRSLPPALTQQSPQPVSQQSSQPMQQQGTHTMASQHSSQSGSQKSTPPVPQQLYQNQNYPQMPQPQPPHTPPGQIMSSPLPDPNRNVWDQMNQPPSYSSVVDKKDPGLLGLNLPGMETNVDSTAPMEISARNSFMDSASDRSSLAVSSSAPTVATSAHLPFPEDPLGSLQISNVVSLPQDTLPDIESSRIPSSFPELNQSSTPSIIAEAFASLDPATLSEATTSELPMTSEVNSSMSLDKLADEDDLPSKKARLGLDTSDPVGGPTSTVASNSSKPMVPIGRKLKEFAAKKRAKRGRPRLDKPPNLDKPDMSDGESVADFDADVDVDPSNMTLRSRGRNPLRASYNEDSDSDSSLPEAFRLNFDPAVSTSAGLVLSGESLQDDEKDSGKDSGGAGADTAPAPVDGNPDIADSRKTPDVLSEADNESYILIELESDDDDVDDTCSGGADSSTVVVKQELSTFSKSVQFAINRLTQFMILKKVKEPAYTIMPENLDPLLAEFYLRLRKNGGREFMSSSLKQIQNCIGIYLSTNSYPYCIKSDSKFENSRRVMENKLKHLRSCEDAIFTMRPEDVDKLYEIGQLGTKSVDSLLNTLWLMNTVHFCIKRPKEHINLKWGEIKLGRENHQEYLEFVPSGKIVWKRHDNPQRCFVTLYKKYRSLRPATAQSSGSSFYLAITDKKDGFKHQKYGEYKMANIFKRMLSSAGLPLEMKISSLEIL
- the LOC137286597 gene encoding serine-rich adhesin for platelets-like isoform X1; this encodes MEKQYSVQFFTSFVENLQRLCQNYISYDQMVEVSGYISVEIDNAKKERYVLSELVQSTGNVISESYCTKVFKNCPLPVQRSPGQRREPPIMSQMSPAGKRPLNQTSPRLNRMGQSPQMNRQMSPTGVLRPSNDNNQRPSFNQRLNQASGFGAGRGGPQRMNPNFSSSGNMRGGMSPSQRTGNQVPGVNPVGRPSLGGNPRMMSPSQRMNPQGGGIRQSGQMSSPGQRQGVNPSQRMGQQSSSVNSIQARRTFGPGQRTQPQQSRSPVDDSDELEVISFVPPPRRSVGEASTSSLSSGTRSPSTPETSSVTSNRPPFPSANRSGSNNPSSQPTSQAQTNSQSMVLPVSLVQNVAQPTAPQTSRSQSNPGQQTSQNQSMSNSGSQVSQASQQSYQGQNTQQNMQQNMPQTTQSSDPMSQPRPSRQQIVQQMLEARANRSLPPALTQQSPQPVSQQSSQPMQQQGTHTMASQHSSQSGSQKSTPPVPQQLYQNQNYPQMPQPQPPHTPPGQIMSSPLPDPNRNVWDQMNQPPSYSSVVDKKDPGLLGLNLPGMETNVDSTAPMEISARNSFMDSASDRSSLAVSSSAPTVATSAHLPFPEDPLGSLQISNVVSLPQDTLPDIESSRIPSSFPELNQSSTPSIIAEAFASLDPATLSEATTSELPMTSEVNSSMSLDKLADEDDLPSKKARLGLDTSDPVGGPTSTVASNSSKPMVPIGRKLKEFAAKKRAKRGRPRLDKPPNLDKPDMSDGESVADFDADVDVDPSNMTLRSRGRNPLRASYNEDSDSDSSLPEAFRLNFDPAVSTSAGLVLSGESLQDDEKDSGKDSGGAGADTAPAPVDGNPGSDKVAHSTDIADSRKTPDVLSEADNESYILIELESDDDDVDDTCSGGADSSTVVVKQELSTFSKSVQFAINRLTQFMILKKVKEPAYTIMPENLDPLLAEFYLRLRKNGGREFMSSSLKQIQNCIGIYLSTNSYPYCIKSDSKFENSRRVMENKLKHLRSCEDAIFTMRPEDVDKLYEIGQLGTKSVDSLLNTLWLMNTVHFCIKRPKEHINLKWGEIKLGRENHQEYLEFVPSGKIVWKRHDNPQRCFVTLYKKYRSLRPATAQSSGSSFYLAITDKKDGFKHQKYGEYKMANIFKRMLSSAGLPLEMKISSLEIL